One Salvia splendens isolate huo1 chromosome 12, SspV2, whole genome shotgun sequence genomic window carries:
- the LOC121758767 gene encoding probable sugar phosphate/phosphate translocator At3g17430 isoform X2: MISKHLLLTYLYLLVYITLSSGVILYNKWVLSPKYFNFPLPITLTMIHMGFSAFVAFVLIRVLKVVSPVKMTFEIYATCVIPISAFFAASLWFGNTAYLFISVAFIQMLKALMPVATFLMAVLCGTDKLRCDLFLNMLLVSFGVVISSYGEIHFNVVGTVYQVTGIFAEALRLVLTQVLLQKKGLTLNPITSLYYIAPCSFVFLFVPWYLLEMPGIEVSQIRFNFWIFFSNALCALALNFSIFLVIGRTGAVTIRVAGVLKDWILIALSTVIFPESAITKLNIIGYAIALCGVVMYNYLKANDVRSSQTSGDSERAAKDLRSSNMYGLDDNSSNSSMAGKNGRSGSHLEVVIDEEVPLIPASKGLLSRSKPS; the protein is encoded by the exons ATGATCAGCAAACACCTTCTGCTGACCTACCTGTATCTCTTAGTATATATAACCCTATCCTCAGGAGTTATTCTGTATAACAAG TGGGTTCTCTCACCAAAGTATTTCAATTTCCCATTGCCGATAACACTTACGATGATTCACATGGGCTTTTCGGCTTTTGTGGCATTCGTTCTGATCCGTGTTCTTAAG GTTGTATCACCTGTGAAGATGACATTTGAAAT ATATGCAACATGTGTAATTCCTATTAGTGCCTTCTTTGCTGCAAGTCTATG GTTTGGAAATACAGCCTACTTATTCATCTCTGTTGCCTTCATTCAGATGCTCAAAGCCTTGA TGCCAGTTGCCACTTTCCTCATGGCTGTTCTTTGTGGAACTGACAAGTTAAGATGCGATTTATTTCTGAACATGCTATTGGTCAGTTTTGGAGTTGTGATATCGTCATATGGGGAAATTCATTTCAATGTAGTGGGCACAGTCTATCAAGTTACAGGAATATTTGCTGAAGCTCTTAGATTGGTTCTTACCCAAGTTCTGCTCCAAAAGAAGGGCCTAACACTCAATCCTATCACAAGCTTATATTACATTGCTCCTTGCAG TTTTGTGTTCTTGTTTGTACCATGGTACCTGTTGGAGATGCCCGGGATTGAAGTATCACAGATCCGGTTCAATTTCTGGATATTCTTCTCAAATGCACTTTGTGCATTGGCTTTGAATTTCTCAATCTTCCTGGTAATTGGTAGAACTGGTGCTGTTACTATTCGAGTTGCTGGCGTTCTAAAAGACTGGATTCTTATTGCTCTTTCAACTGTCATTTTCCCGGAGTCGGCAATCACAAAACTAAATATCATCGGTTATGCTATTG CTCTGTGTGGTGTCGTCATGTACAATTACTTGAAGGCCAATGATGTTAGGTCATCCCAAACTTCCGGAGATAGTGAACGAGCAGCGAAG GATCTGAGGTCTTCCAATATGTATGGTCTGGACGATAACTCCTCAAACAGCAGTATGGCAGGAAAGAACGGAAGGAGTGGGTCTCATTTAGAGGTTGTGATAGACGAGGAAGTCCCTCTGATTCCTGCTTCGAAGGGTCTGTTGTCGAGGTCAAAACCCAGTTAG
- the LOC121758767 gene encoding probable sugar phosphate/phosphate translocator At1g48230 isoform X1: MISKHLLLTYLYLLVYITLSSGVILYNKWVLSPKYFNFPLPITLTMIHMGFSAFVAFVLIRVLKVVSPVKMTFEIYATCVIPISAFFAASLWCVMIFKEWRKRLAFTVLFGNTAYLFISVAFIQMLKALMPVATFLMAVLCGTDKLRCDLFLNMLLVSFGVVISSYGEIHFNVVGTVYQVTGIFAEALRLVLTQVLLQKKGLTLNPITSLYYIAPCSFVFLFVPWYLLEMPGIEVSQIRFNFWIFFSNALCALALNFSIFLVIGRTGAVTIRVAGVLKDWILIALSTVIFPESAITKLNIIGYAIALCGVVMYNYLKANDVRSSQTSGDSERAAKDLRSSNMYGLDDNSSNSSMAGKNGRSGSHLEVVIDEEVPLIPASKGLLSRSKPS; encoded by the exons ATGATCAGCAAACACCTTCTGCTGACCTACCTGTATCTCTTAGTATATATAACCCTATCCTCAGGAGTTATTCTGTATAACAAG TGGGTTCTCTCACCAAAGTATTTCAATTTCCCATTGCCGATAACACTTACGATGATTCACATGGGCTTTTCGGCTTTTGTGGCATTCGTTCTGATCCGTGTTCTTAAG GTTGTATCACCTGTGAAGATGACATTTGAAAT ATATGCAACATGTGTAATTCCTATTAGTGCCTTCTTTGCTGCAAGTCTATGGTGCGTGATGATTTTCAAAGAATGGAGGAAAAGGCTTGCTTTCACGGTTTT GTTTGGAAATACAGCCTACTTATTCATCTCTGTTGCCTTCATTCAGATGCTCAAAGCCTTGA TGCCAGTTGCCACTTTCCTCATGGCTGTTCTTTGTGGAACTGACAAGTTAAGATGCGATTTATTTCTGAACATGCTATTGGTCAGTTTTGGAGTTGTGATATCGTCATATGGGGAAATTCATTTCAATGTAGTGGGCACAGTCTATCAAGTTACAGGAATATTTGCTGAAGCTCTTAGATTGGTTCTTACCCAAGTTCTGCTCCAAAAGAAGGGCCTAACACTCAATCCTATCACAAGCTTATATTACATTGCTCCTTGCAG TTTTGTGTTCTTGTTTGTACCATGGTACCTGTTGGAGATGCCCGGGATTGAAGTATCACAGATCCGGTTCAATTTCTGGATATTCTTCTCAAATGCACTTTGTGCATTGGCTTTGAATTTCTCAATCTTCCTGGTAATTGGTAGAACTGGTGCTGTTACTATTCGAGTTGCTGGCGTTCTAAAAGACTGGATTCTTATTGCTCTTTCAACTGTCATTTTCCCGGAGTCGGCAATCACAAAACTAAATATCATCGGTTATGCTATTG CTCTGTGTGGTGTCGTCATGTACAATTACTTGAAGGCCAATGATGTTAGGTCATCCCAAACTTCCGGAGATAGTGAACGAGCAGCGAAG GATCTGAGGTCTTCCAATATGTATGGTCTGGACGATAACTCCTCAAACAGCAGTATGGCAGGAAAGAACGGAAGGAGTGGGTCTCATTTAGAGGTTGTGATAGACGAGGAAGTCCCTCTGATTCCTGCTTCGAAGGGTCTGTTGTCGAGGTCAAAACCCAGTTAG
- the LOC121758768 gene encoding U5 small nuclear ribonucleoprotein 40 kDa protein-like, translated as MQVESALSVVGPKPTELSTFTHSFGPPGAGPNGKQRTSSLETPIMLLAGHQSAVYSMKFNPAGTVIASGSHDRDIFLWNVHGDCKNFMVLRGHKNAVLDVQWNTDGSQIISTSPDKTLRAWDVETGKQIKKMVGHLFVVNSCCPARRGPPLIVSGSDDGTAKLWDMRQRGSIQSFPDKYQITAVSFSDASDKIYTGGIDNDVKVWDLRRTDPVMKLQGHKDMITGMQLSPDGSYLLTNSMDCSLRIWDMRPYAPQNRCVKILEGHQHNFEKNLLRCSWSPDGSKVTAGSSDCMVYVWDTTSRRILYKLPGHTGSVNECVFHPNEPIIGSCSSDKRIYLGEI; from the coding sequence ATGCAAGTCGAAAGTGCTCTATCCGTGGTTGGTCCAAAGCCAACAGAGTTGTCTACTTTCACACACAGCTTTGGGCCACCTGGGGCAGGACCCAATGGGAAACAGCGGACGTCAAGCTTAGAAACACCTATTATGTTGCTGGCTGGGCATCAGAGTGCAGTCTACTCAATGAAGTTTAACCCTGCTGGGACTGTCATTGCATCTGGTTCGCATGACAGGGATATCTTTCTGTGGAATGTGCATGGTGATTGCAAAAACTTTATGGTCTTGAGAGGGCACAAGAATGCTGTGTTGGATGTTCAGTGGAATACTGATGGTTCGCAGATAATATCAACAAGTCCTGATAAAACTTTAAGGGCATGGGACGTGGAGACAGGAAAACAGATTAAGAAGATGGTAGGGCACTTGTTTGTTGTGAACTCTTGCTGTCCTGCTCGGAGGGGGCCACCTCTTATTGTGAGTGGGTCAGATGATGGAACTGCAAAACTTTGGGACATGCGTCAAAGGGGTTCCATTCAGAGTTTTCCAGACAAATACCAGATTACCGCAGTCAGTTTCTCTGATGCATCAGATAAGATTTACACTGGTGGCATTGACAATGATGTTAAGGTGTGGGATTTACGAAGAACTGATCCTGTTATGAAGCTTCAAGGACATAAAGATATGATTACTGGTATGCAGCTGAGTCCAGATGGCTCTTACCTTCTCACAAACAGCATGGACTGCTCCCTTCGAATATGGGATATGCGACCATATGCCCCCCAAAATCGATGTGTGAAGATTCTTGAAGGGCATCAACACAATTTTGAGAAGAACCTGCTGAGGTGTAGCTGGTCACCTGATGGAAGCAAAGTCACTGCTGGTAGTAGCGACTGCATGGTTTACGTATGGGACACTACTTCAAGACGCATATTATACAAGCTTCCAGGCCATACTGGGTCAGTGAATGAATGTGTCTTTCATCCCAATGAACCTATAATCGGGTCTTGCAGCAGCGACAAGCGGATATATCTTGGTGAAATTTAG